A portion of the Mus pahari chromosome 17, PAHARI_EIJ_v1.1, whole genome shotgun sequence genome contains these proteins:
- the Arf3 gene encoding ADP-ribosylation factor 3, which produces MGNIFGNLLKSLIGKKEMRILMVGLDAAGKTTILYKLKLGEIVTTIPTIGFNVETVEYKNISFTVWDVGGQDKIRPLWRHYFQNTQGLIFVVDSNDRERVNEAREELMRMLAEDELRDAVLLVFANKQDLPNAMNAAEITDKLGLHSLRHRNWYIQATCATSGDGLYEGLDWLANQLKNKK; this is translated from the exons ATGGGCAATATCTTTGGGAACCTTCTGAAGAGCCTAATTGGCAAGAAGGAGATGCGCATCCTGATGGTGGGCCTGGATGCTGCTGGGAAGACCACCATCCTGTACAAGCTGAAACTCGGGGAGATCGTCACCACCATCCCGACCATTG GGTTTAATGTGGAGACAGTGGAATATAAGAATATCAGCTTCACAGTCTGGGATGTAGGTGGCCAGGACAAGATTCGTCCCCTCTGGAGACACTACTTCCAAAACACCCAAG gCTTGATATTTGTGGTTGACAGCAATGATCGGGAGCGAGTGAACGAGGCCCGGGAAGAGCTGATGAGGATGCTGGCGGAGGATGAACTCCGGGATGCTGTACTCCTCGTGTTTGCAAACAAACAG GATTTGCCGAATGCTATGAATGCTGCTGAGATCACAGACAAGCTGGGGCTGCACTCTCTGCGTCACCGCAATTGGTACATCCAGGCCACCTGCGCTACCAGCGGGGACGGGCTGTATGAAGGCTTGGACTGGCTGGCCAATCAGCTCAAAAACAAGAAGTGA